The following is a genomic window from Amycolatopsis cihanbeyliensis.
ACGCCACCCCCGAGCTGGTGCAGCAGACCAGGCAGGACTTCGGCCTGGACCGCCCGCTGGTCACCCGGTACCTGGACTGGATGGGCGGGTTGGTCGGCGGCGACTTCGGGCGCTCCTACGTCACCAGGCAGCCGATCGGCCCGCAGCTCGCCGACCGGCTCGGCGTGACCCTGTGGCTGGTCGGCGGCGGGATGCTGGTGGCGCTGCTGCTCGCCCTTCCGCTCGGGATCCTCGCCGCGGTACGGCACCGCAGGCCCAGCGGGGCGGTGGTGACCGGGCTGGCCCAGCTCGGCGTCGCGGTGCCCGCGTTCCTTGCCGGGATCGTGCTGGTGCAGGTGTTCGCCGTGCGACTGGGCTGGCTGCCCTCCGGCGGGTGGACCCCGCCGGTACGCGACCCGGTGGAGTGGCTGCGCGGCCTGGTGCTGCCGGTGATCTCGCTCGGCCTGGTGCAGGGCGCCGTGCTCACCCGGTACGTGCGCTCCGCGGTGCTGGACGTGCTCGGCGAGGACTACCTGCGCACCGCGCGGGCCAAAGGGCTGCGGCCGGGGCAGGCCCTGGTCCGGCACGGCCTGCGCAACGCCGCCGTGCCGGTGGTCACCGTGCTCGGGCTGCAACTGGCCACCCTGCTGGTCGGCGCGGTGGTGGTGGAACGGGTGTTCGTGCTGCCGGGGCTGGGCAGCATGCTGCTGGACGCGGTCTCCGCCCGCGACCTGCTCGCCGTGCAGGGCATCGTGCTCGTCCTCGTGGTGGGCGTGCTGCTGGTCAACTTCGCCGTGGACCTGCTGTACACCGTGCTCGACCCACGCCTGCGGAGGTCCTGATGCCACGTACCCTCGTCGCGGGCGCCTGCCTGATCGGCCTGGTCGTCCTGGCCGCGCTGGTGTCCTTCCTGTGGACCCCGCACGACCCCGAGCACGTGGACGCCACCGTCCGGCTGCTGGGGCCGACCGGGGAGCACCCGCTGGGTACCGACAAGTTCGGCCGGGACATCGCCAGCCAGCTCATGGTCGGCGCACGCACCACGCTCTACGTCGGCGTCGTCGCCGTCGGCGTGGCCGCGCTGCTCGGCACCCCGCTGGGCATCCTGGCCGGGATGTCCGACAACTGGCTGGGCGAGCTGGTCATGCGGGTGAACGACCTGGTGCTGGCGTTTCCCGCGCTGCTGCTGGCGATCATGCTCGGCGCGGTGTACGGCGCGTCCACGCTGACCGCGATGATCGCGATCGGCATCGCCACCGTGCCCTCCTTCGCGCGGATC
Proteins encoded in this region:
- a CDS encoding ABC transporter permease — encoded protein: MPRTLVAGACLIGLVVLAALVSFLWTPHDPEHVDATVRLLGPTGEHPLGTDKFGRDIASQLMVGARTTLYVGVVAVGVAALLGTPLGILAGMSDNWLGELVMRVNDLVLAFPALLLAIMLGAVYGASTLTAMIAIGIATVPSFARIARSGTLRVMSTEYVLAARAAGRSRWWIAVRHVFPNISGLLLVQTSVSFAIAVLAEAALSFLGFGTRPPTPSWGRMLQESQELLAVDARLALVPGAAIALAVLGFNLLGDGLRDRFDPRLEARR
- a CDS encoding ABC transporter permease, producing the protein MIAAVLRRAAIFAGSVLAASIVIFLCMAVLPGDPAQVALGVNATPELVQQTRQDFGLDRPLVTRYLDWMGGLVGGDFGRSYVTRQPIGPQLADRLGVTLWLVGGGMLVALLLALPLGILAAVRHRRPSGAVVTGLAQLGVAVPAFLAGIVLVQVFAVRLGWLPSGGWTPPVRDPVEWLRGLVLPVISLGLVQGAVLTRYVRSAVLDVLGEDYLRTARAKGLRPGQALVRHGLRNAAVPVVTVLGLQLATLLVGAVVVERVFVLPGLGSMLLDAVSARDLLAVQGIVLVLVVGVLLVNFAVDLLYTVLDPRLRRS